A stretch of Clostridia bacterium DNA encodes these proteins:
- a CDS encoding VRR-NUC domain-containing protein, whose protein sequence is MTEKEIELMLVKEVKRRGGRAFKFISPGINGVPDRLVLLPNGKTGFVEVKAPGKKMRPNQIKRKGELEGLGFLVYCLDDPEYIGGVVDGIEQRKV, encoded by the coding sequence ATGACGGAAAAAGAAATTGAGCTGATGCTCGTAAAAGAAGTGAAAAGAAGAGGCGGGAGAGCTTTCAAGTTCATCTCCCCTGGCATAAATGGTGTGCCTGACAGGTTGGTGCTGTTGCCTAACGGCAAGACTGGGTTTGTAGAAGTGAAAGCACCAGGCAAGAAGATGCGGCCTAACCAAATAAAGAGAAAAGGTGAGCTGGAAGGGCTAGGATTTTTGGTTTATTGCTTAGACGATCCAGAATACATAGGAGGTGTGGTGGATGGCATTGAACAGCGGAAGGTGTGA
- a CDS encoding DEAD/DEAH box helicase has translation MALNSGRCEYHPHDYQTHCTEFILENKSAGIFLECGLGKSVITLTALTDLLHNRFEVSKVLVIAPLRVANTTWLDEVLKWEHLKGLKVSKVLGSKKNRTMALYKKADIYTINRENVPWLVEFYKNDWPFDMVIVDELSSFKSPSAKRFRALKKVRHKIKRIVGLTGTPAPNGLLDIWSQIYLLDCGERLGRTYSGYRGRYFHPQKYVSGSIPTDYALNDDAEEKIYRKISDICISMKALDYLKMPAIIYNKVEVTLSDKEMRLYRQLERDLLLPLADSDVDAANAAVLSNKLLQMSGGTVYDEYGDVHQIHDRKLNALEDLIEATNGKPVLIYYGFKHERDRIKKRFDTGVINTSEDIAKWNRGEMKIALCHPASAGHGLNLQEGGSTIIWFGITWSLELYQQANARLWRQGQKSTVVIHHILAKDTIDQRVMRALDNKDTGQKALIEAVKARINNLKNGGRNDER, from the coding sequence ATGGCATTGAACAGCGGAAGGTGTGAGTATCACCCTCATGATTATCAAACCCATTGCACCGAGTTCATCCTTGAGAACAAATCAGCTGGTATTTTTTTAGAGTGTGGACTTGGGAAAAGCGTTATTACATTAACCGCCCTAACGGACCTGCTTCATAACAGGTTTGAAGTATCAAAGGTTCTGGTGATTGCACCACTTCGAGTGGCAAACACCACCTGGCTGGATGAAGTGCTCAAGTGGGAGCATCTGAAAGGCCTCAAGGTTTCAAAGGTGCTGGGCAGTAAAAAAAATAGAACAATGGCTCTTTATAAAAAGGCGGATATCTACACAATCAACCGTGAGAATGTACCTTGGTTGGTGGAGTTCTATAAAAACGACTGGCCCTTTGATATGGTGATCGTCGATGAACTTTCGAGTTTCAAGTCGCCATCAGCTAAAAGGTTCAGGGCTCTAAAGAAAGTAAGACATAAGATCAAAAGGATTGTGGGACTTACTGGAACGCCAGCTCCCAATGGACTCTTGGATATCTGGAGTCAGATCTATCTTCTTGATTGTGGTGAGCGCTTGGGGAGAACCTACAGCGGTTATCGTGGCAGATACTTTCATCCGCAGAAGTATGTAAGTGGCAGCATTCCAACAGACTACGCGCTAAACGATGATGCTGAAGAAAAGATCTACCGTAAGATATCTGATATTTGCATCAGTATGAAAGCTCTTGATTATCTTAAGATGCCGGCGATTATCTATAACAAAGTGGAAGTCACCTTGTCAGATAAGGAGATGAGACTCTACCGTCAGTTGGAACGAGATCTGCTCCTACCGCTTGCAGATAGTGATGTGGATGCTGCCAACGCAGCGGTGCTTTCAAATAAGCTCCTTCAAATGTCTGGTGGTACTGTCTATGACGAATATGGAGATGTACACCAGATTCACGATAGGAAGCTCAATGCTTTAGAAGATCTCATTGAAGCGACCAATGGAAAACCTGTTCTCATCTACTACGGCTTCAAGCATGAAAGAGATCGCATCAAGAAACGATTTGATACAGGAGTTATTAACACCTCGGAGGATATAGCCAAGTGGAACCGGGGAGAAATGAAAATTGCACTGTGCCATCCAGCATCTGCAGGGCACGGGCTAAACCTTCAAGAAGGCGGTTCAACCATCATCTGGTTTGGTATCACTTGGAGTCTTGAACTCTACCAACAGGCAAATGCCAGACTGTGGAGACAGGGACAAAAATCAACAGTAGTGATCCATCATATCCTGGCCAAGGACACCATCGATCAGAGAGTGATGAGAGCACTTGATAACAAAGACACAGGTCAGAAGGCTTTGATTGAAGCTGTGAAGGCTAGAATAAACAATTTAAAAAATGGAGGAAGAAACGATGAGCGTTAA
- a CDS encoding DUF4406 domain-containing protein, producing the protein MSVNKFNAEGYYDPTAFEALTNIEKVKKQKKKIVFICSPFAGDIDWSTKRARRYGRFAVTQKTVPIITHLMYPQFLEETDPEERQLGLDLGLVLLGKCHELWVFGDKISSGMSVEIKSAKRWNIRVRYFTTGCKETGGTR; encoded by the coding sequence ATGAGCGTTAATAAGTTCAATGCTGAAGGCTACTACGATCCAACCGCCTTTGAGGCATTAACTAATATTGAAAAAGTAAAAAAGCAAAAGAAGAAGATTGTTTTCATCTGCAGTCCTTTTGCGGGTGATATCGACTGGAGCACGAAAAGAGCCAGGAGATACGGAAGATTTGCAGTAACACAGAAGACGGTCCCGATTATAACCCATTTGATGTATCCGCAGTTCCTTGAAGAAACTGACCCTGAAGAAAGACAGTTGGGCTTAGACTTGGGGCTTGTGCTTCTTGGGAAATGTCATGAACTTTGGGTATTTGGAGATAAGATATCTTCCGGTATGTCCGTTGAGATCAAAAGCGCAAAAAGATGGAACATACGAGTCAGATATTTTACAACAGGGTGTAAGGAGACTGGTGGTACGAGATGA
- a CDS encoding DUF1492 domain-containing protein, which translates to MNAKGYLSQAIWLDQVVESKLEQLETLKSLSMKVTSSFTAERICGGNTPKSKMESAIVKVIDMENEISDDIDRLVDLKKDIQDTINKMDDINQQLLLELRYLNGKGWDEIAVSMRYDPRTVFRLHGKALKEFENTKRCQ; encoded by the coding sequence ATGAATGCAAAGGGATATTTGTCTCAGGCCATTTGGCTTGATCAGGTCGTTGAGAGTAAGTTAGAACAGTTGGAAACATTGAAAAGCCTTTCTATGAAAGTCACCTCGAGTTTTACTGCAGAGAGGATATGTGGGGGGAACACACCGAAGAGTAAGATGGAAAGCGCCATTGTGAAAGTCATTGATATGGAAAATGAAATCAGTGATGATATTGACCGCTTGGTTGATCTTAAGAAGGATATTCAAGATACGATCAACAAAATGGATGACATCAACCAACAGCTCTTGCTTGAACTAAGATACCTGAATGGTAAAGGGTGGGATGAGATTGCAGTTTCAATGAGATACGATCCAAGAACTGTGTTTAGGCTTCATGGTAAAGCCCTAAAAGAATTCGAAAATACGAAAAGATGTCAGTAA